The following is a genomic window from Citrifermentans bemidjiense Bem.
TGAGGGAGGGGGCATGAAGACCATCCAGCAGCATTTCACCGTCGCCTATTCCTTTCCGGTGATCTTCACCAGCGACGCCTTCGGAGCCGGCAGCGCCGCGCTTTTGCGGGTCCTGGCAGGCGAAGGGGAAAGACCCCGGGTGCTGACCGTGATCGACTCGAAGGTGCTCCGGATCAACCCGGATCTGCTGGAGAAGCTGAACCGTTTTGCGGCGGACCACTCCGCCGAAGTGGAAATCCTCGTTCCCCCGCTGGTTATGCGGGGAGGCGAGGCGTGCAAGAACGAGCCTGGGGAGGTGGAGAAGATCCACGCCCTGGTGGAGCGCCACGGCCTTTGCCGGCACTCCTTCATCCTTGCCATCGGCGGCGGCGCCGTCTTGGACGCGGCCGGGTTCGCCGCCGCCACCGCGCACCGCGGCGTCCGCCTGGTGCGGATGCCCACCACCACCCTTTCCATGAACGACGCCGGGGTGGGGGTGAAAAACGGCGTCAACGCCTTCGGGCGCAAGAACTTCACCGGCTGCTTCGCCCCCCCATTCGCCGTCGTGAACGACTTCGACTTTCTCAGGCTCCTGCCGGCCAGGGAGCTTCGGGCGGGCATCGCCGAGGCGGTGAAGGTGGCTCTCATCAGGGACCGCGCCTTTTTCGATTTCCTCTACGCCTCGCGCGCACTGCTCGCCGCCTTCGAGTCCGAGGTCATGCAGCGCATGATCGTCCGTTGCGCCGAACTGCACCTGGAGCACATCGCCACTAGCGGCGACCCCTTCGAGTTCGGCTCGTCGCGCCCTTTGGACTTCGGGCACTGGTCCGCGCACAAACTGGAGGAGCTGACCCAGGGCGAGATCAGGCACGGCGAGGCGGTCGCCATCGGCATCGCGCTCGATTCCCTCTACTCCTTCGAGCTCGGTATGATAGGGGAGCTCGACCTGCGCCGCATCCTCGCCACCCTGGAAGGGATCGGCTTCCAGCTTTACCACCTTGCCCTGGAATGGGTCGACGTGGAAAAGTCGCTGCGGCAGTTCCAGGAGCACCTGGGAGGGGAGCTTTCCATCCCGCTTCTGGACGGCATCGGCGCCAGATCGGACCGGCACGACATAGATGCGGCTCTCTACCGCAAATGCATCAAGACACTCGCCTCGCGCAGGAATCAGACGGAGAAAAGCGATGACCGGAAAAAGCTGCAGCCTGACCTCCCAGGAGATCCTGGACACCTACTTCCTTGAAAACCGGGCCCGCCTGCTGGAGATAGCGTCGTTTCTGGACCGCCTGGACCGCGCCGCCGATGCCGGAGAGGCGAGGGGGGAGTATCGCCGGCGCGCCTTCGAGAAAGCGTTGGCGCTTCTCTTGGAACCGGGGGGGGGGGCGCACCAAGGCGATCCAGCTCCTGTTCAGCGACCCGAGCAGCGAGCCCATCGAGAGCGCGTTGGGGCTCAAGGCGACCGGCGCCTGGGGAGGCGAAAATGCGGGTAATTGATCCCCACATGCATCTGGTCTCCCGGACCACCGACGACTACCTGGCCCTTGCCTACGGCGGGATCCACACCGTCGCCGAACCAGCCTTCTGGCCCGGTTACGACCGCGCCTCCGCGGCGAGCTTCCACGATTACTTCAACCAGTTGACCGTGACCGAGCCCGCCCGCGCCGCCCGCTTTAAGATCGCTCACTACTGCTGGATCGGGATGAACGCGAAGGAAGCTGAGCACTTGGAGCTTGCCCGCGAGGTGATTGCCATGCTTCCGCAGTACCTGGACCGCCCGAACGCGCTCGGCATCGGCGAGGTGGGGCTCAACAAAAACAGCCGCAACGAGATCGCCATCTTCGAGGAGCAGGTGGAACTTGCCGCCCGCCGCAACGAACTCCTGCTGATCCACACCCCGCACCTGGAGGACAAGCTCAAGGGGACCCGCATCATCATGGACATCCTCAAGAACGAGCCGCGCGTCAAACCGGAGCGGGTGCTGATCGACCACGCCGAGGAGCACACCATCGGCGAGATCAAGGACAACGGCTTCTGGTACGGCCTCACCCTCTACCCCGACTCCAAGGGGAGCCCCGCCCGCGCCATCGATGCCGTGGAGATCTTCGGGCCGGACCGGATCTGCATCAATTCCTCGGCGGACTGGAGCGTCTCGGACCCCATCGCCACCTTGAAATGCGCCAACGAGATGCGGCGGCGCGGCCACCCTGAAGCGCTGGCCGAGCGGGTCTTCTTTGAGAATCCCCGGGATTTCCTGGGGCAGTCCCCGAAGTTCGTCCTCCCCTGATTTCGGCGCCACCTCCCTGATTTCCCACCGCAAGGGTGATCCGGGGAAAGAGTCCCCCCTCCCTTGACGGGAGGGGGACCAAGAGCGGCTTTCCCCGGAATTCTTCGACATACTTAAGCGGCGAGGCTGTCGTTTTTCTTTACACTGCGCCACAGACTCCCCCTTTGGTAAAACCCCCTTTAATCGCAGTACTTTCGCTCATGAAGCTGCACCCAGCAACTCTCCAATTCCCCGTCGGAATCCCTTACAGTACACCGGTTTAGCCCCCTTTCCCCCTCTGCGATATCAACTAGTTACCTGTTGGCGTGTTTCTTGCCGCTAATTAACGTATTTCTTCGTCCGGGATAATGATAATCGACCACCACTTCAGCAGGCGCCAAAGCGGTTTACTCAAAGGCGCGATACTCGCCGTCTTGCCAGAAAATGCGGTAACTCCAGCAGGTTCAACCGGAAGCCGCCTCGAAATATATCTCCGCCCAGTCCAGAACTTTAATTAACATTTATATCGCTTCAGCGGGAGGCATCTCATGAGACAATCCTTGAGCAAACACGGGACCCAGGGGACCTTGCTGTTCTTTTTGTTCTTACTATGCTCAGCCCTCCCGGCGCGGGGCGAGGTTTGGACCTACGCCTGCGGCGGAGATCCGTTCGCGGACCAAAAAAGCGTCTTCGATAAAAGCGAGTTCGTCTGCGCGGCAGGGACCGGGCTCAGCGGCAGTATGTTAAACGGCTGCGGCTTTTATCCCTGCGCCGACCTTTACGTGATGACCAACCGCACCTGGAGCGGCGGCGAGGCGCTGGCCGACGTGATGGGCTCGGAGAACAGGGTCGAGACGGAGATGATGGGCGGCGTCTTCGGGGTGGCCAATCAGGTGGTGATCGCGACGCCTGCCAAGATGTTCGTGGGCGAGTTCGACATCGTCCTCGACAACAACCTGGACCAGAAGTTCAATGGCCCCGACCTGGTGAATGCGGCCGGCAGCGGCTTCGCCTTCAGGATCATCGACCAGGGACATCCCCCAGTCGACCCAGGCCCGATGAAGGCGGGAGCCTTGGCCATTTCCCAGGGAGCCTCGGACGCCATCGCCAAGTGGAAGGCAGGTTGCGATCTGCTCGACGCGATGGGGGCCGCCTTGAGCCTCATGTCCGGCGATGTCGTCGGCGCCGCCATCGGGGTCTTGGGGAACATCACCGGGATCGCCACCGACTACAACGGCGCGGTCATCGCCAAGGCGACAGACCTGATCGGAGGCTTCGATCCCAAGAGCACCCCGCAGAAGGCCTCGGGGATCTACGGGAACATCGCCAAGCACTGGTACGACCTGTACGAGGACCCGGCCGATCCGCTCTACACCGAGATGGTCGGGTTGAATTACGCCGCCATCAATGCCGAACTCGCCGCGACTTCGGTGCCCGAGTCCTATCCCTTCTACGTCAAGGGGACCGATCCCAGGGAATACGCCCTCATCAAGATCGCCAACCGCGCCGTGGAGCAGGGGGCGCTGGTCAAGGCGCTGCGGCAGTCCTACGAGAAGTACCAGGGGGCGGTCGTCGTCTCCAACTACGAATACGCCTACCGCCAACTGGAGCAGACCAGGACCTACTCCCTGCTGCTCCTTGCCAACCTCGCCGGGTTCAGTTCGGACCTGCAGTACCTGAAGGACGTACTGACCGCGCAGGGGGTAGCGAACACGGTCATCAAGGTGAGCGACATGCAGGGGCTGAAAGACCGGGTCGCGAGCCTGGGTCTCACCGCCGAAGAGGCGGCCTCGCTTAAGGCCGCCGGCTTCAGCGACCAGCGGATCGCGCTCCTCACCCAGTACATCGTCTCCATCTCGGTCCCGGCGGCCGACTTCACCATGGCTTCCTCCATCGCTGATCTCGCGGCCAAGGCGGATGCCGCCTACACTGGCATCCAGAGCTTCGACCTCGGCATCCAGACCACCATGAACAACCTCTCCACCGAATTCACCCCGCACCACCCGAAAGCCGTCGCCGGCGGCCCCTACAACGGCGCTACCGGTAGCCAAGTCACCTTCGATGGCGGGGGCTCCAGCGATCCCGACGTAGGCGACACCCTCACCTACGGCTGGGACTTCAACGGGGACGGCGTTTTCGACGACGCCTCCGGCAAGACTGTGGTCCATACCTGGAGCAAGCCCTTCAGCGGGCTGATCGGGCTCAAGGTCACCGACCCCGCCGGCAACAGCTCGATCGCCTACGCCAAGGTCGCCATCACTGCCTCGAACCTCCCGCCGGTCATCACCTCGTTCACTCCGAGCGACAAGGCGCCGAGGGCGAGCGTGAAGGTCCCGCTTTCCTTCACCGTGGCCGCGAGCGACCCCGAACAGCGGGCGCTTAGTTACCAGTGGAGCGTCGACGGCACCCCGGTCGGCACCGGGACCGGCTATCTCTATACGCCGCCGGCCGGTTTCAAGGGGACTGTCAAGGTCATGGTAGCGGTGCACGACGACCAGGCCGACAACCCGCCCGCCGTCGAGGCGCGCGCGGTCACAGCCTTCCTCGACTGCGATCCCTCGGACCCGTCCACCATGACCAACTATTACCGCGATCTGGACGGGGACGGTTTCGGGGATCCCCTGGTGGTGACCCAGGCCTGCGCGGCGCCGGCAGGTTTCGTCACCAACAAGCTCGACTGCGACGACAGCACCGCTGCCATCGGCCAGGCGACCCTCAGGTTCTACCGCGACAGCGACGGTGACGGGCTCGGCAACGCCAACAGCTCCGTGATTGCCTGCTCGGCGCCCGCCGGTTTCGTCGCCAACAGCCTCGACTGCAACGACGCCGACGCTACGGTCGGCGCCCCCAGCATCACCTTCTACCGTGACTTCGACCATGACGGCTTCGGCGACCCGATGAACGCGCAGGTCGCCTGTTCGGCGCCTGCCGGCTACGTCGCCAACAGCCTTGACTGCAACGACGCCGACCCCGCCGTCGGGAACACCCTGACCACCTACTACCGCGACGCCGACGGCGACGGCTATGGCACCCCGGCCCAGTCCCAGCAGGCCTGCCTGCAGCCGGCGGGATACGTCCCCAACTCGCTTGACTGCGACGACACGAACCCATACGTGAACCCGGCGCAGAAGGAGATCGTGCATAACGGAAAAGACGACGACTGCTCCGCCGCCACCCCGGACAACTATTCCAAGAGCTTCGTCCTCGCCATAGACGACTCCTCCTGGGTCTACTACGCGAAGAGCAACGGCGACGGCACTTTCAGCAACTACCAGAAGACCGGCTTCTACCTGGGAGGGGGAACCTCGCGCGGCATCGCCATAGGCGACTTCGACGGCGACGGCACCCTCGACTTCATCGCCGGCCGCGGCAACGGCTCCTACTACCTCTACAACAACGACGGCAGCGACAACTTCACTTACAAAGGCATCGTCGGGACCCACAGCAACCCCGGCGGCTACGCCATGGACATGACCGTCGGCGATTTCAATAACGACGGCCTCCTGGACTTCGCCGGCAACGGCAACACCAGCACCTGCTCGGTTTTCCTGAACGATGGCGCCGGCGGTTTCACCCGTTCGAGCTTCAACTACAACTGGACCGGGCGCGGCCTGGATGCGGCCGACTTCAACCATGACGGCAACCTCGATCTCGCCGTCTCCTTCTACGGCACCAACGACGTCTGGGTCTACCTGGGCGACGGCACCGGGAAGTTCACCGGCTCAAAGGTAGGGACCGCCACCACCTCGGCCAGCGACAACTACGCGCTCGCGGCCGCCGATTTCGACAACGACGGCAACACCGACATCATCGTTTCGGGAAGCTCCAACGGCGACGCCTACCTCCTCAAGGGGAAAGGGGACGGCACCTTCCTCGCCGCGGTGCCGGTTCCGTCCCTCGATATGGGGTACCACAACTCCATGGCCGCCTACGACTATAACGGCGACGGCAAGGCCGACATCGTTCTCTCCGAGTACACCGGGTACAGGATGTACTTCTATCCCGGCAACGGCGACGGCACCTTCGGCCCCCGCACCGCCATCAGCACCGCCAACTCAAGCGCCGCGCTCCTGGCCATCTCGGCGCCGCCTTCACCGCCCCCCGCTTCCTTCCCGATAGCGGACGCGCAGCCCAAGGGGCAGACGATCCAGGTGGGGCAGAGCGCCAGCTTCAACGGCTCCTTCTCCAAGAACCCCGCGACGATCGCCTCCTACCGCTGGAACTTCGGCGACGCGGGAACCGGCACCGGCGCGGTCGTCGACCACGCCTACCTGAGCGAGGGTCGCTTTACGTCGATGCTCACCGTCGCCGACCTGCAGTCGAGGACGGACCGCGATTTCGCCCAGGTCACCGTCATGGGGGCTCCCCCTGTGGCGAACGCCGGCGGCCCGTACTCCGTAGGTGAGGCTAACGCCAGCTTCGGGCGCTACACGGCCAAGCTCGACGGCTCGGCTTCCAACGACGACTTCGGGATAGCGAGCTACCAGTGGCTCCTCGGCAGCACGTTCTCGGACGACTTCGAGGACGGCAACGCCAACGGCTGGATCCCCGCCGCCGGCACCTGGACCGTCAACGGCGGCGCCTACGAACAGACCAACGCCTCGCTGGGCCGGACCGACACCCTGACCGGTGACAAGAATGCGGCCGACTACACGGTGGAAACCGACCTTAGGCTCGTCTCCGGCAGCGGACAGGAAGGAATCCTCATCTTCCGCGCCCAGGACCCGGACAACCACTACGAGTTCATCTTCAGGGGCAGAGGGATCAACGACGTTCTGCTCTACAAATGGGTTGCAGGGGGCTCCACCCAGCTGGCCCAGGCCAATATCCCCTTCACGCCGCAGCTGAACACGACCTACCGGCTCAAGGTGGAGGCGTACAAGAACAGCATCAAGTGCTACGTGGACGGCGTCCTTTATATCGACGCCACCGACAGCACCTTCTTAAACGGCAAGGTCGGCCTCACCACCTACCTTACCGACGTTAAATTCGACAACTTCACCCAGTATTCGCTGAGGACGGGTGTGGCGCCCGAATTCACCGTGCTTGAGGGTAGCTACCCGGTGACCCTCAAGGTCACCGACAAGGTGGGACAAAGCGCCACCGCCGCCACCCAGATCACCGCTGCCAAGGGGAGCGCGCCGGTAGCCGCAGCGGGCGGCCCCTACACCTTCAGCGAAAGCTTCGCCAACGCCAACAAGTGGACCGTCACCCTCGACGGCTCCGGCTCCAGCGACGACACCGGCATCGAGACCTACGCCTGGAACTTCGGCGACGGCGGCACCGGTACCGGCGTGAAACCGACCCACGTCTACACCGGCGCCGGCACCTACAACGTCACCCTCACGGTGACCGACCGCGCCGGACTCTCCAACAGCGCCGCCACGACGGTCACCACCAAGGGCGACCTCGCGCCGGTTGCGAACCCAGGGCTTCCCTACGCCGTAGACGAGCGGGCCGCCTTGGCCGGCAAGTGGACCGTCAACTTCGACGGCCGCAGCTCTACCGACGACCACGGCATCTACGATTACCAGTGGAGGTTCGGCGACGGCGGCACCGGCAGCGGCCCCACGCCGACCTACCAGTACTCGGCCGCAGGGGTCTACACCGTGACTTTAACGGTCCGCGACCACGCCTTTTTAAGCCACAGCGCCTCCACGAACGCCACGGTGAGCACGAACGCCCTCCCCGTGCCGCGTCCGGGCGGCCCCTACAGCGTGGACGAGAGTGCCGCGAGCGGCGGGAACTGGACCGTAGCGCTCGACGGCAGCGCCTCCAGCGACGACTACGGCATCTGGAAATACGATTGGAACTTCGGGGACGGGAGCACCGGCACAGGCGCCAAGCCGACCCACATCTACGCCGCGGCCGGGACCTACAAGGCGACCCTCACCGTGACCGACAACGGCAAGCAGGCCCAGTCGGCGACGGTCGATGTAGTGGTGGCCGGGAACCAGCCCCCCGTGCCTTCGGCAGGCGCAGACAAGATCACCGAGGTTGGCTTCCCTGTCACGCTGGACGCGAGCGCCTCGACCGACGACTTCGGCATCTACAGCTACAAGTGGGATCCCGGCAGCCCCTCGTGGTCCTTTACCCCCTTCGAGCGGACCCCCGATGGGGTCCTCATCACCGGCGACTACAACAACTGGAACCGGTACCTGATCAGTAACGGCAGCGCCCCCAGAAACGCCGGTGACAGCTACACCGGCCGCGTCTCGCTGCAGGCGACCAACAACGGCAGCAGATACCTGATGTGGGGGTTGAAAAGCGCCGGCGCTAGCTTCGGGATCGACCAGTACTACCACGCCCTCCACTTCAACAACGGCGCGATCCAGGTCTACGAGAGCAACATCAACCACGGCAGCTTCGGCTCCTTTGCCAACAACGTAAGCTACGACGTCCGCATCGACCTTAAATCCAGCGGCGCCGTCTACTACTACCGCGTCACCGGCGCAGCGGACTGGATCAAGCTCTACGAATCCTCCTCATCCAACGCGACCCCTCTGCGCGTGGGGGCGACGCTGCACAGCGGGCTCTTCCTCCTCTCGGACTTCACCACCCCGGCAGGCGCTCTGCAGCTTCCCGCATCGCCGCAGCTCACCAAGCCGCTGCTGCAGGCAACCTACGGCGCTCCTGGGAGCTACACCGCGGCCGTGACGGTCACGGACCACGCCCAGCAGTCGGTGACCGACACGGCGACGGTGACGGTCGTGCCGGGCGAGGCCCCGGTCGCGCATACCGGCGGGCCGTATCTCACCAACGAGGACATACCGACCCGCTTCAACGCCCGTGCCTCCACCGACGACTTCGGCATCAAGAGCTACCGGTGGGATTTCGGCGACGGTGAAGGACTCACCACCCGCAACCCCTGGGGCGACCACCGCTATACCCAGACCGGGGTCTACAGCGTCACCCTCACCGTTACCGACTACGCGGGGCACACCTCCGTCGACAGCACCACCGCCACGGTGAGCGCGAACCCGGTCGTCTCCTGCGTGCCGTGGCAATTTTCCGGCGTGAACGAGATGCCGCACGACACCTGGAGCGGCAAGGAGATCACCCTGAAAGGCGTAGCCTGGTCGCTGCACCCCCCGCTCACCTACCGGTGGGAATTCGGCGACACGACCCCCGACGCCACCGGCACGGCGACCGATCCGCGCGCCATCCAGGCGAAGCACACCTACAACGGCGTCGACGGGCAGCCCTTCGTCGCGACCCTCACCGTGACCGATGCGCTCGGCAACAGCGCCTCGGACCAGTACCAGGTCAGGATCCGTCCCAAATCGCTCGACATCGAGATCAACCTGGCCATCGACGATGGGCTTTGGTGGCTGCACACGAACCAGACCCGTTCCTACTTCACCAAGGGGACCTACGGCGACGCAGTCATAGACGCCGGCTACTGGGATAACGCCGGGGGGTGGAACGGCGACGCCGGCGGCGGCATCGGCGGCCTCTACACCTCGTCCCCGACCGCTTCGGCCGTACAGGCCTTCGAGGTGAACGGGCACCTGGAACTGGGCGACGTCCGCAAAGACCCCTACGTGGAGACGGTGGCGCGGGGGCTGCGCTTCACCGCTTCGCGCCTGCGCCAGATGGCGATCGGGTCGCAGACCTACGGCGATCCGGACAGTAACGGCAACGGCCTCGCCGTCGAGACGGTAGAGGCGCGCCCCATCTACGAGGTGGGGCAGGTCATGGACAGCATCCTGGCCAGCGGCAGCCGCAACACCTACGCCATCACCGGCCCGAGCGGGGTCATGGGGAGAAGCTACTTCGACCTGTTGACCGACATGGTGGACGTCTACTCCTGGGGGCAGACCGACGGCACTAATGGCGGCGGCTGGCAGTACTCCTGGAACGGCGGCATCGACAACTCCGCGGCGCAGTGGGGGGCTGTCGGACTCCTGGCCGCGGAGGAAGTCTGGAAGATCCAGGTGCCCAAGTGGGTGAAGGAGAGAAACAGCATCTGGCTCGACTCCTCCTACGACGGGACCGGCTTCGGTTACACCGGCAGGGGCAACGGCGTGAACACGACCCCCTCCGGTATGGTGCAGCTCGCCTTCGACGACATGGTCGGTTACGACGACCCGGACACCGCCATTGACGAGCGCGACCCCAGGTGGAAGACGGCCGAGGCCTACATCGCCAACAACTGGACCAAGTCCTGGTGGTTCCCCAACAGCAGCCTCAACAACCGTTTCAGCTACTACGGCCATTACGCCTTCGCCAAGGCGATGCGCTCTGCCAAACCTAAGCCGGTGGTGAACCTGGCCGCGACCGGGCTCGACTGGTACAAGGACAACGTCAACGGCATGGCGCGCCGGCTGGTGAACCGCCAGCAGTCCAACGGCGGCTGGCCGCAGGACCAGGAACCGGGCTGGTACGTGGGTTACGACCTGACCAACGCGTGGTCGGTGCTCATCCTCACCCCGACCCTGTTCGTGCAGCCGCCGGTCGCCGACGCGGGCGAAGACCGGGTCTGGGGGGTGGACGTCGAGCTCACCCTGGACGGTTCGCGCTCCTATCACCTCGACCCGTTCCGCAAGATTGTGCTCTACGAGTGGGACTTCGACGGCGACGGGGTGTTCGACGTGGCGAGCCCCGATCCCAAGGCGGCCCATACCTACACGCGGCAGCTCTACCCGGAAAACACGCTGCCGCGCGTGATCACCGTTACGCTCCGGGTGACCGACGACAACGATCCTCCCAAGTCGTCTACCGACACGGCGAAGATCACCATAGCGGTGCCGCCCCATCCGCCTGTGGCTGTCCCCGGCGGGCCGTACACCTGCTTCGTCAACGTCCCGTGCGCCCTCGACGGTAGCAAGTCGTTCGACATCGATCCCACCGACCTCATCACCCTCTACGAGTGGGACGTCAACGGCGACCGGGTCTACGGCGACTACACCGGTGCTAAACCGATGGTGACCTTCACCACGACCGGCATCAAGAACATAGGGCTCAGGGTAACCGACAACGGCGTGATGAGTCCCACCGGGAGGCTGGACGCCTTCGGATTCACCACGGCCACCGTGCTCCAGAACAGCGCCCCCAGCGCCAACCCCGGCGGCCCCTACACGGTCGACGAGGGGAGCACGCTGCAACTTGACGGCAGCGGTTCCACCGATCCAGACGGCAACGCCCTTAGCTACTCCTGGGATCTGGATCACGACGGAAGCTTCGAGACGGCAGGGATGCGGCCGCTCTTCAGCCGTCCCGACAACGGGATCTTCACGGTCACCCTCAAGGTTTCCGACGGCAGCCTCGAAGCTCTCCGCGATACCGTCGTTACCGTGCTCAACGTGGCCCCGGCGGTGAACCCGCTTCCGGCCGCCGCCATCAAGGAAGGGGAACTCTACGCCGCTGCCGGCTCCTTCACCGACCCGGGCGCCGACAGCTGGAGCGCCACGGTCGATTACGGCGACGGCGGCGGAGTGCAGCCGCTCCCGCTTAGCGGCAAGGCGTTCTCCTTAAGCCACGTCTATCCGCGGGACGGGGTCTACGACGTCAAGGTCGTTGTTTCCGACGACGACGGCGGAGTGGGGTCGGCCACCGTCAAGGTGACCGTCGGCAACGTCGCCCCGATCGTCAACGCCGGGCCTGACGGCTCCATTGCCGATGGGGTCACCTTCACCAGTTCGGGCTACTTCACCGACCCGGGTGCCGACTCCTGGAGCGCAACCGTCAACTACGGCGACGGAAGCGGCGACCAGCCGCTCCCCCTCAACCCGGACAAGACCTTCAACTTGAGCCACGTCTATGCGGTGGCCGGATCCTACACGGTGGTCGTCACCGTAAACGACGGGCTAGCGAGCGGCTCCGACAGCGCCTGGGTCGCCGTCAGCACGACGAGATGCCTCACTTCGCTCATCGCCAAGGCGAAATCGGGCGCGGTCCAGCTCAACTGGTCGGCAACGGAGCACACGCCGAGCACGAAATACGACATCTACCGCAGCACCGAGGGGGCGAGCTCAGGCTTCGTCAAGGTGAGAAGCGGCTACGGGAACCTCTACCCTGTCTTCACCGATACCGGCCTCGTTAACGGCAGGACCTACTACTACCGCATCGAAAAGCTGCAGCCGACGGGAGGCTTCTGCAGTTCGCCGGTGGTATTCGCTAAACCGGTTTCACTGTTCTAGTTGACCAACCGACGCCGCTTTCTGCCGGCACAGGAAAAGGAGATATGCCATGAAGAAGATGATTACTTTGATGATCTGCACCTTGCTGCTCTTAGCGGCAACCAGCGCCCAGGCGCTCGTCGTCAGCAACAGCTCCACCTATCTGAACGAAATCACCCCTTCGGGTGACGCGTTAGGTCCCGAAGTTTTCGCCGGGTTAGGAACCTTCAGCCGCAGCTATTCGGCTGCCGGGAGCTACAACATCCTGGCCTTCATCGACAACGACCTCGACGTACAGCTGACCGGCT
Proteins encoded in this region:
- a CDS encoding PKD domain-containing protein, coding for MRQSLSKHGTQGTLLFFLFLLCSALPARGEVWTYACGGDPFADQKSVFDKSEFVCAAGTGLSGSMLNGCGFYPCADLYVMTNRTWSGGEALADVMGSENRVETEMMGGVFGVANQVVIATPAKMFVGEFDIVLDNNLDQKFNGPDLVNAAGSGFAFRIIDQGHPPVDPGPMKAGALAISQGASDAIAKWKAGCDLLDAMGAALSLMSGDVVGAAIGVLGNITGIATDYNGAVIAKATDLIGGFDPKSTPQKASGIYGNIAKHWYDLYEDPADPLYTEMVGLNYAAINAELAATSVPESYPFYVKGTDPREYALIKIANRAVEQGALVKALRQSYEKYQGAVVVSNYEYAYRQLEQTRTYSLLLLANLAGFSSDLQYLKDVLTAQGVANTVIKVSDMQGLKDRVASLGLTAEEAASLKAAGFSDQRIALLTQYIVSISVPAADFTMASSIADLAAKADAAYTGIQSFDLGIQTTMNNLSTEFTPHHPKAVAGGPYNGATGSQVTFDGGGSSDPDVGDTLTYGWDFNGDGVFDDASGKTVVHTWSKPFSGLIGLKVTDPAGNSSIAYAKVAITASNLPPVITSFTPSDKAPRASVKVPLSFTVAASDPEQRALSYQWSVDGTPVGTGTGYLYTPPAGFKGTVKVMVAVHDDQADNPPAVEARAVTAFLDCDPSDPSTMTNYYRDLDGDGFGDPLVVTQACAAPAGFVTNKLDCDDSTAAIGQATLRFYRDSDGDGLGNANSSVIACSAPAGFVANSLDCNDADATVGAPSITFYRDFDHDGFGDPMNAQVACSAPAGYVANSLDCNDADPAVGNTLTTYYRDADGDGYGTPAQSQQACLQPAGYVPNSLDCDDTNPYVNPAQKEIVHNGKDDDCSAATPDNYSKSFVLAIDDSSWVYYAKSNGDGTFSNYQKTGFYLGGGTSRGIAIGDFDGDGTLDFIAGRGNGSYYLYNNDGSDNFTYKGIVGTHSNPGGYAMDMTVGDFNNDGLLDFAGNGNTSTCSVFLNDGAGGFTRSSFNYNWTGRGLDAADFNHDGNLDLAVSFYGTNDVWVYLGDGTGKFTGSKVGTATTSASDNYALAAADFDNDGNTDIIVSGSSNGDAYLLKGKGDGTFLAAVPVPSLDMGYHNSMAAYDYNGDGKADIVLSEYTGYRMYFYPGNGDGTFGPRTAISTANSSAALLAISAPPSPPPASFPIADAQPKGQTIQVGQSASFNGSFSKNPATIASYRWNFGDAGTGTGAVVDHAYLSEGRFTSMLTVADLQSRTDRDFAQVTVMGAPPVANAGGPYSVGEANASFGRYTAKLDGSASNDDFGIASYQWLLGSTFSDDFEDGNANGWIPAAGTWTVNGGAYEQTNASLGRTDTLTGDKNAADYTVETDLRLVSGSGQEGILIFRAQDPDNHYEFIFRGRGINDVLLYKWVAGGSTQLAQANIPFTPQLNTTYRLKVEAYKNSIKCYVDGVLYIDATDSTFLNGKVGLTTYLTDVKFDNFTQYSLRTGVAPEFTVLEGSYPVTLKVTDKVGQSATAATQITAAKGSAPVAAAGGPYTFSESFANANKWTVTLDGSGSSDDTGIETYAWNFGDGGTGTGVKPTHVYTGAGTYNVTLTVTDRAGLSNSAATTVTTKGDLAPVANPGLPYAVDERAALAGKWTVNFDGRSSTDDHGIYDYQWRFGDGGTGSGPTPTYQYSAAGVYTVTLTVRDHAFLSHSASTNATVSTNALPVPRPGGPYSVDESAASGGNWTVALDGSASSDDYGIWKYDWNFGDGSTGTGAKPTHIYAAAGTYKATLTVTDNGKQAQSATVDVVVAGNQPPVPSAGADKITEVGFPVTLDASASTDDFGIYSYKWDPGSPSWSFTPFERTPDGVLITGDYNNWNRYLISNGSAPRNAGDSYTGRVSLQATNNGSRYLMWGLKSAGASFGIDQYYHALHFNNGAIQVYESNINHGSFGSFANNVSYDVRIDLKSSGAVYYYRVTGAADWIKLYESSSSNATPLRVGATLHSGLFLLSDFTTPAGALQLPASPQLTKPLLQATYGAPGSYTAAVTVTDHAQQSVTDTATVTVVPGEAPVAHTGGPYLTNEDIPTRFNARASTDDFGIKSYRWDFGDGEGLTTRNPWGDHRYTQTGVYSVTLTVTDYAGHTSVDSTTATVSANPVVSCVPWQFSGVNEMPHDTWSGKEITLKGVAWSLHPPLTYRWEFGDTTPDATGTATDPRAIQAKHTYNGVDGQPFVATLTVTDALGNSASDQYQVRIRPKSLDIEINLAIDDGLWWLHTNQTRSYFTKGTYGDAVIDAGYWDNAGGWNGDAGGGIGGLYTSSPTASAVQAFEVNGHLELGDVRKDPYVETVARGLRFTASRLRQMAIGSQTYGDPDSNGNGLAVETVEARPIYEVGQVMDSILASGSRNTYAITGPSGVMGRSYFDLLTDMVDVYSWGQTDGTNGGGWQYSWNGGIDNSAAQWGAVGLLAAEEVWKIQVPKWVKERNSIWLDSSYDGTGFGYTGRGNGVNTTPSGMVQLAFDDMVGYDDPDTAIDERDPRWKTAEAYIANNWTKSWWFPNSSLNNRFSYYGHYAFAKAMRSAKPKPVVNLAATGLDWYKDNVNGMARRLVNRQQSNGGWPQDQEPGWYVGYDLTNAWSVLILTPTLFVQPPVADAGEDRVWGVDVELTLDGSRSYHLDPFRKIVLYEWDFDGDGVFDVASPDPKAAHTYTRQLYPENTLPRVITVTLRVTDDNDPPKSSTDTAKITIAVPPHPPVAVPGGPYTCFVNVPCALDGSKSFDIDPTDLITLYEWDVNGDRVYGDYTGAKPMVTFTTTGIKNIGLRVTDNGVMSPTGRLDAFGFTTATVLQNSAPSANPGGPYTVDEGSTLQLDGSGSTDPDGNALSYSWDLDHDGSFETAGMRPLFSRPDNGIFTVTLKVSDGSLEALRDTVVTVLNVAPAVNPLPAAAIKEGELYAAAGSFTDPGADSWSATVDYGDGGGVQPLPLSGKAFSLSHVYPRDGVYDVKVVVSDDDGGVGSATVKVTVGNVAPIVNAGPDGSIADGVTFTSSGYFTDPGADSWSATVNYGDGSGDQPLPLNPDKTFNLSHVYAVAGSYTVVVTVNDGLASGSDSAWVAVSTTRCLTSLIAKAKSGAVQLNWSATEHTPSTKYDIYRSTEGASSGFVKVRSGYGNLYPVFTDTGLVNGRTYYYRIEKLQPTGGFCSSPVVFAKPVSLF